From the Thermus filiformis genome, one window contains:
- a CDS encoding sugar ABC transporter permease, producing MWSIFHILTLGQPGGFLSPQNLWNLSVQTAVVAILVGGMVLVIVARQIDLSVGSLLGFTGMAMALLQAVPPIGQGWPWPLALLLGLILGAGAGLLQGYLVAYLGAPSFIVTMAGLLVFRNAAYLIAEGRTIGPLQEGFLVLGGGLQGSIGPFWSWVVTLSALAFTLGMVWRGRWLRQRHGLAVRPLWMDGALSLFLVAAFGGFLWVMNSFPHPATGQGRGIPVPVLVAVGVLISLHWLSQRTRFGRYVYAIGGNPEAAMLAGIPVRQVQVLVFGLMGLLAGLAGAVQAARLAFVPTGMGTLLELYVIAAAVVGGTSLAGGSGSILGAALGALIMSSLQNGLVLMGVPTEWQNLVLGVVLVIAAVWNARFHRRRS from the coding sequence TTGTGGAGCATTTTCCATATTCTCACCCTAGGCCAACCGGGAGGGTTCCTCAGCCCCCAGAACCTCTGGAACCTCTCCGTCCAGACGGCGGTGGTGGCCATTTTGGTGGGGGGAATGGTTCTGGTAATCGTAGCCCGACAGATTGACCTCAGTGTGGGGTCCCTTCTGGGGTTCACCGGGATGGCCATGGCCCTGTTGCAGGCGGTGCCCCCCATCGGCCAGGGGTGGCCATGGCCTCTGGCCCTGTTGCTGGGGCTGATCCTGGGAGCCGGCGCAGGCCTTTTGCAGGGCTATCTCGTGGCCTACCTCGGAGCACCCTCCTTCATCGTTACCATGGCCGGACTTCTGGTCTTCCGCAACGCCGCCTACCTCATCGCGGAAGGCAGAACCATAGGTCCCCTTCAGGAAGGCTTCCTGGTCCTGGGAGGGGGGCTCCAAGGGTCGATAGGGCCCTTTTGGTCCTGGGTGGTCACCCTTTCGGCCCTGGCCTTTACCTTGGGCATGGTGTGGAGGGGGCGCTGGCTTAGGCAACGGCATGGCCTTGCGGTGCGCCCCCTTTGGATGGACGGGGCCTTGAGCCTCTTCCTGGTAGCCGCCTTCGGGGGGTTCCTTTGGGTGATGAACAGCTTTCCCCACCCCGCCACGGGTCAGGGCCGGGGGATCCCCGTGCCCGTGCTGGTGGCCGTAGGCGTTCTGATTTCCCTCCACTGGCTTTCCCAGCGCACCCGGTTCGGGCGCTACGTCTACGCCATCGGCGGCAACCCTGAGGCGGCCATGCTGGCGGGGATCCCCGTGCGCCAGGTACAAGTCCTAGTCTTTGGTCTCATGGGGTTGCTCGCAGGGCTTGCCGGAGCGGTCCAGGCCGCCAGACTCGCCTTCGTGCCAACCGGCATGGGAACGCTTTTGGAGCTTTACGTGATCGCCGCCGCCGTGGTAGGTGGGACCTCCTTGGCCGGAGGAAGCGGCTCCATACTGGGAGCGGCCCTCGGCGCCCTCATCATGTCCAGCCTTCAAAACGGCCTTGTTCTTATGGGCGTGCCCACCGAGTGGCAGAACCTGGTTTTGGGTGTGGTCTTGGTGATAGCCGCCGTGTGGAACGCTCGCTTTCATCGGAGGCGGTCATGA
- a CDS encoding UxaA family hydrolase, translated as MRKAAAHKRGDDVAVAVVDLSPGEEVEVAVLEGGEPLRIQVAEPIPLGHKLALRPIGEGEVVREYGEPIGRSLRPIPAGAHVHTHNLRSLRWDFGGGR; from the coding sequence ATGAGGAAAGCGGCGGCTCATAAGCGGGGGGACGACGTGGCGGTGGCCGTGGTGGACCTGAGCCCCGGCGAGGAGGTGGAGGTGGCCGTGCTGGAGGGGGGGGAGCCCCTGCGGATCCAGGTGGCCGAACCTATCCCCTTGGGGCATAAGCTCGCCTTAAGGCCCATTGGGGAAGGGGAGGTGGTGCGGGAGTACGGGGAGCCCATCGGCCGGTCCCTTCGGCCCATCCCCGCGGGTGCCCACGTCCACACCCACAACCTGCGGAGCCTGCGGTGGGATTTCGGAGGTGGGCGATGA
- a CDS encoding ATP-binding cassette domain-containing protein: MSLPLLRAENVSLRFGGLQALDRVSFDLYEGEVHSLVGHNGAGKTTFIRVLSGVYPPEEGRIWVRMDQELREVRFYSPRDAQRHGIETIHQNLALADNLDAVANVFLGRERVRHLSLDEEGMEAEARKVLERVGARLPSLRTPVHRLSGGQRQAVAIGRALLFQARVLIMDEPTAALGPGETARVKALIRTLRDEGLGIILISHDLHDVFDLSDRITVMKGGRVVGTVRPQESSQEEVLGMILAGERRA; this comes from the coding sequence ATGAGCTTGCCGTTGCTGCGGGCGGAAAACGTTTCCCTGCGCTTTGGGGGCCTCCAGGCTTTGGACCGCGTTTCCTTTGACCTTTACGAGGGGGAGGTCCACAGCCTGGTAGGGCATAACGGCGCCGGGAAGACCACCTTTATCCGGGTTCTCTCAGGAGTCTATCCGCCCGAGGAAGGCCGGATCTGGGTCCGCATGGACCAGGAGCTGCGCGAGGTACGCTTTTACTCCCCTCGGGATGCCCAGCGCCACGGCATTGAGACCATCCACCAGAACCTTGCCCTGGCCGACAACCTGGATGCGGTGGCCAACGTCTTCCTGGGTCGGGAACGGGTCCGCCACCTTTCCTTGGACGAGGAGGGTATGGAGGCGGAAGCCCGCAAGGTGCTGGAACGAGTGGGGGCGAGACTGCCCTCTCTTCGGACACCCGTTCACCGGCTCTCCGGCGGCCAACGCCAAGCGGTGGCCATCGGCCGGGCTCTCCTGTTTCAGGCCCGGGTGCTCATCATGGATGAGCCCACGGCCGCTCTGGGTCCCGGGGAGACCGCCCGGGTCAAAGCCCTGATCCGGACGCTCCGAGACGAAGGCTTAGGCATCATCCTCATCAGCCACGACCTGCACGACGTTTTTGACCTGAGCGACCGGATCACGGTCATGAAGGGGGGGAGGGTGGTGGGCACGGTCCGTCCCCAGGAAAGCAGCCAGGAAGAGGTCCTGGGGATGATCTTGGCGGGGGAGCGCAGGGCTTAG
- a CDS encoding UxaA family hydrolase → MRLTGYRRPDGRVGVRNHVVVLPVDDLSNRAAEGVAALIPGVVPLPHPYGRLQFGEDLELTFRTLAGHGANPNVYGAVVIGIEPKWTERVAEEIARTGKPVEAFAIEGYGDLRTVERASRAAYRLLQGASEVEREAVEVRELVLSIKCGESDPTLGLAGNPALGRVVDRLVDAGATVIFGETSELTGAEHLIAQRCATPEVREAFLRTYREYVALIESKGVDLLGSQPTEGNIRGGLTTIEEKALGNIQKTGSRPVQKVLRPAEPVGPGEGLVFMDSSSAAAEMITLAVAGGSVLHFFTTGQGNVVGHPLVPVIKISPNPKTCETMAEHIDVPLPDLLLGEIGLEEAAERILGVFERTVRGRLTAAELLGHREFVLTRLYPSA, encoded by the coding sequence ATGAGGCTCACGGGATACCGGCGCCCCGATGGGCGGGTGGGGGTGCGCAACCACGTGGTGGTCCTGCCCGTGGACGACCTCTCCAACCGGGCGGCGGAAGGGGTGGCCGCCCTGATCCCCGGGGTGGTGCCCCTGCCCCATCCCTACGGCCGCCTGCAGTTCGGGGAGGACCTGGAGCTCACTTTCCGCACCCTTGCCGGCCACGGGGCCAACCCCAACGTCTACGGGGCGGTGGTCATCGGAATCGAGCCCAAGTGGACGGAGCGGGTGGCGGAGGAGATCGCCCGTACAGGAAAGCCCGTGGAGGCTTTCGCCATAGAGGGCTACGGGGACCTGAGGACCGTGGAACGGGCCTCCCGGGCCGCTTACCGTCTTCTGCAGGGGGCAAGTGAGGTGGAGAGGGAGGCCGTGGAGGTGCGGGAACTGGTCCTCTCCATCAAGTGTGGGGAGAGCGATCCTACCCTTGGTTTGGCCGGAAACCCCGCCCTAGGCCGGGTGGTGGACCGGCTGGTGGACGCGGGGGCTACGGTGATCTTTGGGGAGACCAGCGAACTCACCGGGGCCGAGCACCTGATCGCCCAGCGGTGCGCCACCCCCGAGGTCCGGGAGGCCTTCCTTAGGACCTACCGGGAGTACGTGGCCCTTATCGAGTCCAAGGGGGTGGACCTCCTGGGCTCCCAGCCCACGGAGGGCAACATCCGCGGGGGCCTCACCACCATCGAGGAAAAGGCTTTGGGGAACATCCAGAAGACGGGGAGCAGGCCGGTGCAAAAGGTCCTCCGCCCGGCGGAGCCTGTGGGGCCGGGGGAGGGCCTCGTCTTCATGGACTCCTCCAGCGCCGCCGCCGAGATGATCACCCTGGCGGTGGCCGGGGGGAGCGTCCTCCACTTTTTCACCACGGGCCAGGGGAACGTGGTGGGCCACCCCCTGGTGCCGGTGATCAAGATCTCCCCCAACCCCAAGACCTGTGAGACCATGGCCGAGCACATCGACGTTCCCCTGCCGGACCTCCTCCTGGGGGAGATCGGGTTGGAAGAGGCGGCGGAGAGGATCCTCGGTGTTTTTGAGCGGACGGTACGGGGCAGGCTCACCGCCGCGGAGCTTTTGGGCCACCGGGAGTTCGTCCTCACGCGGCTGTATCCGAGCGCCTAG
- the xylA gene encoding xylose isomerase gives MYEPRPEHKFTFGLWTVGNVGRDPFGDAVRERLDPVYVVHKLAELGVYGVNLHDEDLIPRGTPPAERDRIVHRFKKALEETGLKVPMVTANLFSDPAFKDGALTSPDPWVRAYALRKSLETMDLGAELGAEIYVVWPGREGAEVEATGKVRKVWGWMREALDFMAAYAEDQGYPYRFALEPKPNEPRGDIYFATVGSFLAFIQTLARPERFGLNPEFAHETMSGLNFVHAVAQVLEAGKLFHIDLNDQRMNRFDQDLRFGSENLKAAFFLVDLLEHSGYEGPRHFDAHALRTEDEEGVWAFAKGCMRTYLILKERAQAFREDPEVRDLLAAYYREDPEAVAYLGPYSRERAEALKRAEFPLEAMRKRGYDLERLDQLVVEYLLGVRG, from the coding sequence ATGTACGAGCCGAGACCCGAGCACAAGTTTACTTTTGGCCTATGGACCGTGGGCAACGTGGGCCGCGATCCCTTTGGGGACGCGGTGCGGGAACGGCTGGACCCCGTGTATGTGGTGCACAAACTCGCCGAGCTGGGGGTCTACGGGGTGAACCTTCACGACGAGGACCTGATCCCGAGGGGGACGCCGCCCGCCGAGCGGGATCGGATCGTGCACCGGTTCAAGAAGGCCCTGGAGGAGACCGGCCTCAAGGTTCCCATGGTCACCGCCAACCTCTTCTCCGACCCAGCCTTTAAGGACGGCGCCCTCACGAGCCCGGACCCCTGGGTGCGGGCCTACGCCTTGAGGAAGAGCCTCGAGACCATGGACCTGGGGGCAGAGCTGGGGGCGGAGATCTATGTGGTCTGGCCGGGGCGGGAAGGGGCCGAGGTGGAAGCTACCGGCAAGGTCCGCAAGGTCTGGGGGTGGATGCGGGAGGCCCTGGACTTTATGGCCGCCTACGCCGAGGACCAGGGCTACCCGTACCGCTTCGCCCTGGAGCCCAAGCCCAACGAGCCTCGAGGGGACATCTACTTCGCTACCGTAGGAAGTTTCCTGGCCTTCATCCAGACTTTGGCGAGGCCTGAACGCTTCGGCCTGAACCCTGAGTTCGCCCACGAAACCATGTCTGGCCTTAACTTCGTCCACGCCGTGGCCCAGGTCTTGGAGGCGGGCAAGCTTTTCCACATCGACCTCAACGACCAGCGTATGAACCGCTTTGACCAGGACCTGCGCTTCGGCTCGGAAAACCTCAAGGCGGCCTTCTTCCTGGTAGACCTTTTGGAACACTCGGGGTATGAGGGCCCCCGCCACTTCGACGCCCACGCCCTACGCACCGAGGACGAGGAGGGGGTCTGGGCCTTCGCCAAGGGGTGCATGCGCACTTACCTGATTCTCAAGGAACGGGCCCAAGCCTTTCGCGAAGATCCCGAGGTTCGGGACCTTCTCGCCGCCTACTACCGGGAGGACCCCGAGGCCGTGGCCTACCTCGGACCCTATTCCCGTGAGCGGGCGGAGGCTCTGAAACGGGCGGAGTTCCCCTTGGAGGCCATGAGGAAGCGGGGCTATGACCTGGAGCGCCTGGACCAGCTTGTGGTGGAGTACCTCCTGGGGGTGCGGGGGTGA
- a CDS encoding ROK family transcriptional regulator, with protein sequence MPNAYDIPKGGTRQLRRRHKANILDLLRKEPGLSRSDLARRLELSPSAVTEAVAELLEEGLLLERPLPPQGQGRPSIALEVEGEKNLLLVWEMDVDRMAVALTNLKGEVRAREVLPPAPRDPEEALRLLAEATEPLLERGRILAATATVPGLLEPEEGHLTLAPNLGWRDLPLGGMVREALAGLGLGDLPLVVENEANAAAYGLYALGGWEVDHCLYLNLGVGVGGGVVVDRKVYHGARFHAGEVGHIPLDPEGPSCGCGKRGCAEVYLSYRRWQLGASEALLQEMAERLAHLTAILLSALDPALVVLGGPLVEAVGEELLATVRERLPRYALGVHDPEQVVLSPFKREAALLGAGALAAARFLEQVTFAEVG encoded by the coding sequence ATGCCCAACGCTTACGACATCCCCAAGGGAGGTACCCGGCAGCTGCGCCGCCGGCATAAGGCCAACATCCTGGACCTCCTACGCAAGGAACCCGGCCTTTCCCGGAGCGACCTGGCGAGGCGCCTCGAGCTCTCCCCCTCCGCCGTCACCGAGGCCGTGGCCGAGCTCTTGGAAGAGGGGTTGCTCCTGGAGCGTCCCCTGCCTCCCCAAGGCCAGGGACGGCCTTCCATCGCCCTCGAGGTGGAAGGGGAGAAAAACCTTCTCCTGGTCTGGGAGATGGACGTAGACCGGATGGCGGTGGCGCTGACCAACCTGAAGGGAGAGGTACGGGCCCGGGAGGTCCTTCCCCCGGCTCCCAGGGACCCCGAGGAGGCCCTCCGCCTGCTCGCCGAGGCTACAGAACCCCTTCTGGAGAGGGGGCGCATCCTGGCGGCCACCGCCACGGTGCCCGGCCTCTTGGAGCCTGAGGAAGGACACCTCACCCTGGCCCCCAACCTGGGCTGGCGGGACCTCCCCCTGGGGGGGATGGTGCGGGAAGCCTTGGCAGGCCTGGGGCTGGGGGACCTCCCCTTGGTGGTGGAGAACGAGGCCAATGCCGCCGCCTACGGTCTCTACGCCCTGGGGGGGTGGGAGGTGGACCACTGCCTCTACCTCAACCTTGGGGTGGGCGTGGGGGGTGGGGTGGTGGTGGACCGGAAGGTCTACCACGGGGCCCGGTTCCACGCAGGGGAGGTGGGGCACATCCCCCTAGACCCCGAGGGACCCTCTTGCGGCTGCGGTAAGCGGGGGTGCGCCGAAGTCTACCTGAGTTATCGCCGCTGGCAGCTAGGGGCTTCGGAGGCCTTGCTGCAGGAGATGGCGGAGCGGCTCGCCCACCTGACCGCCATCCTCTTGAGCGCCCTGGACCCGGCCCTGGTGGTCTTAGGCGGCCCCTTGGTGGAGGCGGTGGGGGAGGAACTGCTGGCGACGGTCCGGGAGCGCCTTCCCCGCTATGCCCTGGGCGTTCATGACCCCGAACAGGTGGTCCTTTCCCCCTTCAAGCGGGAGGCGGCCTTGCTCGGGGCAGGAGCCCTAGCGGCCGCGCGTTTCTTGGAGCAAGTGACGTTTGCGGAGGTAGGGTGA
- a CDS encoding Ldh family oxidoreductase encodes MRLSPEELHRALLGHFLRLGLPEEGARAFADVLLEAELEGLRSHGLARLPIYTAQLERGGLNPTSRMQLTAVRPGLLLLEGDGAPGPWAGLRAVEALIPTVREQGVAAVAVRGAGHVGPLSPYVRRLAQAGLVGMAFANTPPALAPGPVLGTNPIALAAPMEPEPLVVDLALSVASRGKVLERAQRGESIPEGWAVDREGRPTTDPKAALEGALLPIGGGKGLALAVLVEVLAGALAGQGLGLDLPLPWERPEARAYPGFLLIGLEVVSSDFSDLLLRLGQSLAAHGGRLPGSGRAQRRASALEEGLEVPPNLADALGIGR; translated from the coding sequence GTGCGCCTGAGTCCTGAGGAACTCCACCGGGCGCTCCTTGGCCACTTCCTCCGCCTTGGGCTTCCCGAGGAGGGGGCCCGGGCCTTCGCCGATGTCCTCCTGGAGGCGGAGCTGGAGGGCCTCCGGAGCCACGGCCTTGCCCGGCTCCCCATCTACACCGCCCAGCTGGAGCGGGGTGGACTCAACCCTACCTCGAGGATGCAGCTCACCGCCGTGCGCCCCGGTCTCCTCCTGCTGGAGGGCGATGGGGCCCCCGGGCCCTGGGCGGGGCTCAGGGCGGTGGAGGCCCTCATCCCCACGGTCCGGGAACAAGGGGTGGCGGCGGTGGCGGTGCGGGGGGCGGGGCACGTGGGCCCCTTGAGCCCCTACGTCCGGCGCCTGGCCCAGGCGGGGCTTGTAGGGATGGCCTTCGCCAACACCCCGCCTGCCCTCGCCCCGGGTCCGGTCCTCGGCACCAACCCCATCGCCCTCGCCGCCCCTATGGAGCCCGAGCCTTTGGTGGTGGACCTGGCCCTGAGCGTGGCCTCCCGCGGGAAAGTTCTGGAAAGGGCACAAAGGGGTGAGTCCATCCCCGAAGGGTGGGCGGTGGACCGGGAGGGGCGGCCCACCACCGATCCTAAGGCGGCCCTGGAAGGGGCCCTTCTCCCCATTGGCGGCGGTAAGGGGCTGGCCTTGGCGGTCTTGGTGGAGGTCCTGGCGGGGGCCCTGGCCGGGCAGGGGCTCGGCCTGGACCTCCCCCTGCCCTGGGAGCGTCCCGAGGCCAGGGCTTACCCGGGGTTTTTGCTCATAGGCTTAGAAGTCGTTTCTTCCGACTTCTCCGATCTTTTGCTAAGGCTAGGCCAGAGCCTGGCGGCTCACGGGGGGAGGCTCCCTGGGTCCGGGCGGGCTCAGCGGAGGGCTTCGGCACTTGAGGAGGGCCTGGAGGTGCCGCCGAATCTGGCGGACGCCTTAGGTATAGGGAGGTGA
- the xylB gene encoding xylulokinase, whose amino-acid sequence MRAAIGLDLGTSGLKGVVLDEEGRKLAEARAGYPLLTPRPGWTEQDPRDWAEALREVLQALAPRLRGLEVVGVGLSGQMHGAVFLDKEGDPLLPAPLWNDQRTEEEARWIEEVIPRPELIRRTGNPAVTGFQLPKVLWLKANHPELFQRVRKVLLPKDYLGFLLTGQAATEYSDASGVGALNLAQKAWDAELLEALGLVADIFPELGESHRVVGGLKPAWAEVAGLRPGTPVVAGAGDNAAAALGLGVSRYRKGVGSVSLGTSGVIFLPLEAPKPDPEGRIHLFCHADGAYHLLGVTLSAAGSLEWLRRLFPEVSLETLLREAGETPLGALDLFFLPFLSGERSPYLEPRLRGAFLGLSLAHGRGHLVRAVLEGVALSLGVVYRVMRPLAEAEAFLATGGGSASDLWLALLSGALGTPLFRVVGEEGAARGAGILALVGAGVYGSLEEALRATRLEEVPGPAPLEEVQNLFPEYEAWTEALLARYRRLA is encoded by the coding sequence GTGAGGGCAGCGATTGGACTGGACCTGGGCACGAGCGGGCTCAAGGGAGTGGTCCTGGACGAGGAGGGAAGAAAGCTCGCCGAGGCGCGGGCGGGCTACCCCCTGCTCACCCCCAGGCCCGGCTGGACGGAGCAGGACCCCCGGGACTGGGCCGAGGCCTTGCGGGAGGTCCTTCAGGCCCTGGCCCCCAGGCTTCGGGGCCTGGAGGTGGTGGGGGTGGGCCTTTCGGGCCAGATGCACGGCGCGGTCTTCCTGGACAAGGAGGGGGATCCCCTCCTCCCCGCCCCCCTCTGGAACGACCAGCGGACGGAGGAGGAGGCGAGGTGGATCGAGGAGGTCATCCCCCGGCCCGAGCTCATCCGGCGCACGGGCAACCCCGCGGTTACCGGCTTCCAGCTCCCCAAGGTTCTCTGGCTCAAGGCCAACCACCCTGAGCTTTTTCAAAGGGTCCGCAAGGTCCTCCTCCCCAAGGACTACCTGGGCTTCCTCCTCACCGGCCAGGCGGCCACGGAGTACTCCGATGCCTCGGGGGTAGGGGCCTTGAACCTAGCCCAGAAGGCATGGGACGCGGAGCTCCTCGAGGCCCTGGGCCTTGTGGCGGACATCTTTCCCGAGCTGGGGGAGAGCCACCGGGTGGTGGGGGGGTTGAAGCCCGCCTGGGCCGAGGTGGCGGGGCTCAGGCCGGGGACGCCGGTGGTGGCGGGGGCTGGGGACAACGCGGCGGCCGCCTTGGGCCTCGGGGTCTCCCGCTACCGCAAGGGCGTGGGAAGCGTCTCCCTGGGAACCAGCGGGGTGATCTTCCTGCCCTTGGAGGCGCCGAAGCCCGACCCCGAGGGCCGCATCCACCTCTTCTGCCACGCCGACGGGGCCTACCACCTCCTAGGGGTCACCCTCAGCGCCGCCGGGAGCCTGGAGTGGCTGAGGCGGCTTTTCCCCGAGGTCTCCTTGGAGACCCTGCTAAGGGAGGCGGGGGAAACCCCCTTGGGGGCTTTGGACCTTTTCTTCCTTCCCTTCCTCTCCGGGGAGCGGAGCCCCTACCTGGAGCCCCGGCTGCGGGGAGCCTTCCTCGGCCTTTCCTTGGCCCACGGAAGGGGACACCTGGTGCGGGCGGTGCTGGAAGGGGTGGCCCTAAGCCTGGGGGTGGTCTACCGCGTCATGCGCCCCCTGGCGGAGGCCGAGGCCTTTTTGGCCACGGGGGGCGGTTCGGCCTCTGACCTCTGGCTGGCCCTCCTCTCTGGGGCCTTAGGAACCCCCCTCTTCCGGGTGGTGGGGGAGGAGGGAGCGGCCCGGGGAGCGGGGATCCTAGCCCTGGTAGGGGCCGGAGTATATGGGAGCTTGGAGGAGGCCCTCAGGGCCACCCGCCTGGAGGAGGTCCCGGGACCGGCCCCCTTGGAGGAAGTCCAAAACCTCTTCCCGGAGTACGAGGCTTGGACAGAAGCGCTCTTGGCCCGCTACCGGAGGTTAGCGTGA
- the xylF gene encoding D-xylose ABC transporter substrate-binding protein, with the protein MWKRGLGFLVLLVLAGAVWAQQRPILVGVSWANFQEERWRRDEAAIKEQLARMGAQYVSTDAQSSAEKQLNDIDSLIARGVNALIILAWDKDAILPAVQKARAAGIPVVAYDRLIADPYAFYISFDNVEVGRQQARAVYQVRPRGNYVFILGSPTDPNADLLHQGQLEVLQPAINRGEIRVVGKQYTEGWRPEVAQRNMEQILAANRNQVDAVVASNDGTAGGVIAALAAVGLAGRVPVSGQDGDWPALNRVAKGLQTVSVWKDARELGRRAAEIAVLLARGTRPDQIPGVQKFRVPGDPRGTVVNGVLLRPIPITRDNLNIVLEAGWITKEALCQGVSGPQAPQACR; encoded by the coding sequence ATGTGGAAAAGGGGACTCGGCTTTCTGGTTCTCCTGGTTCTGGCGGGCGCCGTCTGGGCCCAGCAGCGCCCCATTTTGGTGGGGGTGAGCTGGGCCAACTTCCAGGAGGAGCGCTGGCGCCGTGACGAGGCGGCCATCAAGGAGCAGCTGGCGCGGATGGGGGCTCAGTACGTGAGCACCGATGCCCAGAGTTCTGCGGAAAAGCAACTCAACGACATCGACAGCTTGATCGCCCGGGGGGTGAACGCCCTCATCATCCTGGCTTGGGACAAGGATGCCATCTTGCCGGCCGTGCAGAAGGCGCGGGCGGCGGGCATCCCGGTGGTGGCCTATGACCGGCTTATCGCCGATCCCTACGCCTTCTACATCTCCTTCGACAACGTGGAGGTGGGGCGGCAACAGGCGAGGGCTGTATACCAGGTGCGCCCTAGAGGAAACTACGTCTTCATCCTGGGGTCTCCCACAGACCCCAACGCGGACCTCCTCCACCAGGGACAGCTCGAAGTCCTTCAGCCCGCCATCAACCGGGGAGAGATCCGGGTGGTGGGCAAGCAGTATACCGAGGGCTGGCGTCCAGAGGTCGCCCAGCGCAACATGGAGCAGATCCTGGCCGCTAACCGCAACCAGGTGGACGCGGTGGTGGCTTCCAACGATGGTACTGCCGGTGGGGTCATCGCCGCCCTGGCGGCCGTCGGCCTGGCGGGAAGGGTCCCGGTCTCCGGCCAGGACGGGGATTGGCCGGCCTTGAACCGGGTGGCCAAGGGACTTCAGACGGTGAGCGTGTGGAAGGATGCCCGGGAGCTCGGACGACGGGCGGCGGAAATCGCCGTGCTCTTGGCCCGGGGGACCCGCCCCGACCAGATCCCCGGAGTCCAGAAGTTCCGCGTTCCGGGCGATCCGCGGGGTACCGTGGTGAATGGGGTGCTTCTGCGGCCCATCCCCATCACCCGGGACAATCTGAACATCGTCCTCGAGGCCGGCTGGATTACGAAGGAAGCCCTTTGCCAGGGGGTAAGCGGGCCTCAGGCCCCCCAGGCCTGCCGCTAA
- a CDS encoding GntR family transcriptional regulator: protein MEEAIPRTTLTLEAYRALRRAILNRRYPPGTKLVVRELAEALGLSPTPVKEALAALEREGLVRAIPHRGYQVPALGLEDIREIYELREALEGLAARLAALKGGVDLLDRLQELLLRQREAAAREDLEAYGDLDLAFHHALWEASGNQRLLRNAENLDGQVRLLISTSAAVPGRLPSALTEHGAILERLSARDPEGAERAMRLHVHNAWEALRTHLSASPGAS from the coding sequence ATGGAGGAGGCTATCCCCAGGACTACTCTCACCCTCGAGGCCTACCGGGCTTTACGCCGGGCCATCCTGAACCGCCGGTACCCCCCCGGGACCAAGCTGGTGGTGCGGGAGCTTGCCGAGGCCCTGGGCCTCTCCCCTACCCCGGTGAAGGAGGCCTTGGCCGCCCTGGAACGGGAGGGGCTAGTCCGGGCCATCCCCCACCGCGGCTACCAGGTGCCCGCCCTAGGCCTGGAGGACATCCGGGAGATCTACGAGCTCCGGGAAGCCCTGGAAGGGCTCGCGGCCCGCCTCGCCGCCCTGAAAGGGGGAGTGGACCTCCTCGATAGGCTTCAGGAACTCCTCCTCCGGCAAAGGGAGGCCGCAGCCCGGGAGGACCTGGAGGCCTACGGCGACCTGGACCTGGCCTTCCACCACGCCCTCTGGGAGGCCTCGGGCAACCAACGGCTCCTCCGCAACGCCGAGAACCTGGACGGGCAGGTGCGTCTTCTCATCAGCACCTCCGCCGCCGTGCCGGGTAGGCTGCCCTCTGCCCTCACAGAGCACGGGGCCATCCTGGAGCGTCTTTCGGCACGGGATCCGGAAGGGGCGGAAAGGGCCATGCGCCTCCACGTACACAATGCTTGGGAAGCCCTCCGAACCCACTTGAGCGCCTCTCCTGGGGCCTCGTGA
- a CDS encoding hydroxyacid dehydrogenase: protein MILVAEELDPQGLDLLRRSGYPFRYLPELWREPEKLLAELASATALIVRNRLRVDRVLLEAAPRLRVVGRLGVGLDNVDRQALEARGIALVYAPGANALGVAEYVLAALFHLARDLPRAARGGDRLALGGFELSGKTLGLVGLGEVGLRVAYRARALGMRVVGHDPLRRPWEAALEPGGVELLPLEGVLAEAQFLSLHAPLTPETRGLLGREALFRMRPGAYLINTARGELVDHEALYEALKGGHLAGAVLDVTHPEPLPEDHPLRGLGGCLITPHVAGLTREAQARVGERVVQGVLEVLRAPES, encoded by the coding sequence ATGATCCTCGTGGCCGAGGAATTGGATCCGCAAGGGCTTGACCTCCTGCGCCGCAGCGGGTACCCTTTCCGCTACCTGCCGGAGCTTTGGCGGGAGCCGGAAAAGCTTCTGGCGGAGCTTGCCTCGGCCACGGCCCTCATCGTGCGAAACCGGCTGCGGGTGGACCGGGTCCTCCTCGAGGCTGCCCCGCGCCTCAGGGTGGTGGGCCGGCTGGGCGTGGGCCTGGACAACGTGGACCGGCAGGCCTTGGAGGCCAGGGGCATCGCCCTGGTCTATGCCCCCGGGGCCAACGCCCTTGGCGTGGCTGAGTACGTCCTCGCCGCCCTTTTCCACCTGGCCCGGGACCTTCCCCGGGCGGCCCGGGGCGGGGACCGGCTCGCCCTGGGGGGGTTTGAGCTTTCAGGGAAGACCCTGGGCCTTGTGGGCCTGGGAGAGGTGGGCCTCCGGGTGGCCTACCGGGCCCGGGCCCTGGGGATGCGGGTGGTGGGTCACGACCCCTTGCGCCGGCCCTGGGAGGCGGCCCTGGAGCCGGGGGGCGTGGAGCTCCTCCCCCTGGAGGGGGTCTTGGCGGAGGCGCAGTTCCTCTCCCTGCACGCCCCCCTTACCCCGGAGACGCGGGGCCTTCTCGGCCGCGAGGCTCTCTTCCGGATGCGGCCGGGCGCCTACCTGATCAACACGGCCCGGGGGGAGCTGGTGGACCACGAGGCCCTCTACGAGGCCTTGAAGGGGGGGCACCTGGCGGGCGCCGTCTTGGACGTGACCCATCCCGAACCCCTGCCGGAGGACCACCCCTTGCGGGGGCTTGGCGGCTGCCTCATCACCCCCCACGTGGCCGGCCTCACCCGGGAAGCCCAGGCCCGGGTGGGGGAGAGGGTGGTCCAGGGGGTTTTGGAGGTGCTCCGTGCGCCTGAGTCCTGA